A single genomic interval of Eurosta solidaginis isolate ZX-2024a chromosome 3, ASM4086904v1, whole genome shotgun sequence harbors:
- the LOC137246337 gene encoding zinc finger protein 391, with translation MKTMLTFQVCRCCLREDSTCTYGIFDGSPIGGGSDEDLRTALLSCAPNLQLKRNDGLTDVICESCLLCVRDSLSFRRRCEESERELQRRYADTERAIEEALHLVNLIDARGEQATRDTEHVNGLQQVSELGPTELALLDDLLQLEEVNLEHLQQSEVAATHEDGSKNHTNKRLTRKAVKDLRPLHSKTASNDLQTPAHTNIQQQQNDSPQSPRLNYDSSDSNSESVSTTRTKRRKKAHSGTPKSLHPCPECEKKFTRNFQLKLHMISVHKLGDGLYECNECHKTFASRHSLTYHQRSVHSDERPFACSHCDRRFVLRTQLSSHMRIHTGEAKPRIFECLECGKRWPTKSDLRTHMRSHVTAQERPFKCDQCDKAFFTRGHLTSHLLVHSGEKPFSCSTCGKSYQCVGNLNNHMARQHEYERGSGRLGRNTSAETSEI, from the exons ATGAAAACAATGCTGACTTTTCAAGTGTGCCGGTGTTGCTTGCGTGAGGATTCAACCTGCACGTATGGTATCTTTGATGGATCACCTATTGGAGGTGGTAGTGATGAGGATTTACGCACTGCCCTACTTAGTTGCGCGCCTAACTTACAACTTAAACGCAACGATGGTTTGACTGATGTGATTTGTGAAAGTTGTTTGTTATGTGTAAGGGACAGTTTATCCTTTCGGCGCCGTTGTGAAGAAAGTGAACGTGAGCTACAGCGACGTTATGCAGATACAGAACGTGCCATCGAAGAAGCATTACATCTCGTCAATTTGATTGACGCGAGAGGAGAGCAAGCGACGAGGGATACAGAGCACGTAAATGGTTTACAGCAAGTAAGCGAATTAG GTCCCACCGAGCTCGCTTTGTTGGACGATCTACTACAATTGGAAGAAGTCAATCTTGAACACTTGCAACAAAGTGAAGTGGCTGCAACACATGAAGACGGCAGCAAGAATCACACAAATAAAAGACTAACGCGTAAAGCTGTTAAAGATTTGCGCCCATTGCACAGTAAGACGGCATCAAATGACTTGCAGACGCCTGCTCACACTAACATACAGCAGCAACAAAACGACAGCCCGCAATCACCTCGACTAAACTATGATAGTTCAGACTCGAATAGTGAGAGCGTGTCAACGACACGCACGAAGCGCAGAAAAAAAGCACATTCCGGTACACCAAAATCGCTGCATCCCTGCCCAGAATGTGAAAAGAAGTTCACACGTAACTTTCAACTAAAATTACACATGATCTCCGTGCACAAACTGGGCGACGGCTTGTACGAATGTAATGAGTGTCATAAGACTTTCGCATCTCGACACAGTCTCACCTATCATCAGCGTTCGGTGCATTCGGATGAGCGTCCCTTTGCCTGTTCTCATTGTGATCGTCGTTTTGTGTTGCGCACACAACTTTCGTCGCACATGCGCATACATACTGGTGAAGCGAAACCGCGCATTTTCGAGTGTCTGGAATGTGGTAAGCGTTGGCCAACTAAATCGGATTTGCGCACTCATATGCGTTCGCATGTTACAGCGCAGGAACGTCCTTTCAAGTGTGATCAATGTGATAAGGCGTTTTTTACGCGTGGTCATTTGACCTCTCATTTGCTCGTGCATAGTGGCGAGAAACCATTCTCTTGTTCTACCTGCGGCAAGTCATATCAATGTGTGGGTAATTTAAATAATCATATGGCACGGCAACATGAATATGAACGTGGCTCAGGGCGTTTGGGACGTAATACGAGTGCTGAGACGTCTGAGATTTAG